The genomic window CATATACGGATTACATAATATATACAAGAGGGTGctgctaagaaaaagaaaaaaaaatagattctgAAAGATGATGCCAAGCTTTCAAGTCTCTTCCAAAGGCTCTGTACCTCAAAATATGTCTTAGAAGGACAAAGAATGCTTCAGCTTCTCAAAGCTTGGACCTTTCGTGCTATATGAGTTGAGCTCAAGAAACACAAGATTGGACCTTTCGTGGACTCCATTACACTATCTAAATATCACCCTTCCATTGATGCAACTGTTGGGACAACTGTTACGCGTTAAGTTTGGTATGGAGCATTCATGCCCACTCAAATATAGGAAAAGGAGAGGTAACCAACGAGAGAGACCTCAGCCCAGAAAAGGAGGAACCAGGGATACCCACCATGGTTGAATACTTGAGCACTAACCCAATGGGGACACAAAAAAAGCAGCCATGATTAGAAAAACACCCAATCCCGAATTGATAAATTTGGGCTGGTGGCAGTCGCGTGGAATGCATACTCCCTTCCCATTTACTAATGTAAGCTGTTCATGCATTATCTTTACAAGGTGCTCATCTATTCAGCAATCCATGAACACTTATATATATGGGCAAATTGGCAATTCAAAAAAAGCCTTTTGACCagaaaagataaaaagaaggaaaCGATAAGAAACCATGTTCTTTAAGCTCCGAATACGTTTATTCTTTTTTGGTTGTTTGCCCCAAAAGATGTTGAGCAACTTGCTACCTGCTCATTTGGTTGTGGCAGATGTAAAGGAGATGAAAACAATCACTTGATATCAATTTCAGAAGGCCACAAATATGTTAAAGCTAAAACATTAATgttttgagaagaaaaagaaaatgaaatatgACTTGGTCACTACTCAAATGTTTATTTGATTTGCTTTGCCATGAGTGTGCTGCTCCATCTCACCATTAGTAATGTGATGCTCCTTAGTCGTGCTGGAATTGTTCAGGAAGGAGTTGTTGCTTGCTGCGTTTCCATAGCTGCAGGCATGAAGCCATATTCATAAACCGCCGTTTCTTAACTTTACTAGATTTTTCTTGAATAAAAACAGATAAAGATATGGGTTTTAAGAGCCTATAGGAGTTTAGGGTGTTGGACCATATTTTGTCTACCCAATGACGTGTTCAATTTTCAAAGATGTGGTAGATAACTGCAATCATGACCTAGCGATCTAAGACATACGATCCGAACAACATCATGTGATCCGAATAATGTCACAGACATTGGCATCTAGTCGATTACTTCTGGGAGATCGGTAACTCGACTAGGTCAACATCGTTAGATATATACCGATCCCATACCATTTCTGTTTTAGTTCTCTACATGCCATTCTTCAGTTCGGACACCGCAAGAAGCTTCTTGGCACACGAAATCTACTGAGTTGGCATTCTGTTATAACGGCCTACTACTTCTTCAGACGTGAGCAATAAATTCTGTAATAATCTGCTGATAGCCACTACTCTGGCTCAGACTAACACTAACCGCCTCATAAATTTTTCTATAAAAGGAAACGGTAGGAAAAAAAAGAGGATTTTGGACACTCGACTCTTGTTTTCACTATCTTTCTTTTACTATTCTTTCTTTCCGACACTCTTTGACTTAACCATCGGAGGACCTTCCCACTAGAGAACCTCAACTTTTTCTCCGATGCGTGCAGACTTTTTTGCAGGTTGTTGCAGCTTGGAGTGGTGCCATGTCTACTCCAGTTTGATAGATGATTTACGTCATCCCACCACCTCATCACTTTGTCAGAGAGGAGCAGCAATATAGGGTATCTATCATTTGCTTTTAGGTGTGCAGTTAAAGATGCGAGtttttagatatctacttatgcacTTAATGAAAATGAAAAAGGAAATGATATAAAATAGACAATCCACCCGGATTCACTCTCTTTCTCACATATTATCTCATCCATCTGCtacaaattattattattattttgctaTGATGAATGATTCGCACtagtttaatatatatatatccaaaaatatcagaaaataaaatatcttcaTAGTCTTTTGGAGCAGACACCAAGTCGGTTTACAACATCTTCCCAGAGTGCTTAATCACGAAGGAGGCTATCCAATCTATGCCACGTTTGTCTTACGATAAATGTGTCTTGTGAAGTAAAATGTCTTGTAGCAAGGGATGATAACCTTCGCTTATACTTTGCCTTTGAATCCATTCATTCATCGTGACAAAGTCACCCACCATAAGGATGAAGTCAGCTCTCAACACTTGTCAGGCATGGTTAATACTCATCCAGGCTGCCCTCAATTCCGCTCTTGAAATGAGGTATCAAAAATTGGACTTCCACTTGCCATTATAAACATGGAGATAGAGCTCTTGATCACAAAATCAATTTGCCTCTGCTCCATCATTTATCACATTGTCATTAAAGTTAATCTTAAGGAAACTCGAGGATGAAAGCTCTTAGGTGAAGAACACTAATCGAGTCGCTACAAGGGCTGAGGAGTCATAGGTGACCCTAACTATCAAAGGCTCTCTAATATCATGTGATTGGTTGATCTTAATGGCCTATACCAGGATCCTCTCTAAGATGAATCTCAGCAGTTGGCTGTTCTCTTCCAAGACCAGGTATTCCAAGCCAATCAAATATAATAGGCCACGTAAGCAGTCCGAATgccaaaaaaagtttggatgaggTCCTTCAAAGCTAGTCCTCATGTATGCATGAAAGCATCAACCGAGGTCACCGACTGAATCACCTCCTAAGGAGCATCGGCAAGCCTCTACATTAGCACAACTTTTCTACACTAGAGTAAGACATGAGCAACAGACTCGGCCTCATAAATATGACAAGCTGGTGGGATACCCATACCTTGTTTGCTTGTGATACTTTTGGTCGGTAGGTAGCCTGAGTTAACCTTTCAGATGAATAAGATTGCTTTGGGATGGACAtcaagtctctagatctaagcaTAGTTATGCCTCTGAGTAGACTCATCTCTAAATAGATCATACAAATCCTACAAATTATTTTTTGTGAGAAAATTCCATCTACCATAAATTATAGTGATATTTTTtctgtcagaaaaaaaaaaagagaaaaaaattactatattGCCTTAATCATTGGCAAATTTATTGTATTGTCATAATTGCTTGCAAATTCCTCCATTGCAATTATTGAAAATGCAAATCCTTTAAGACTTTACACAGCTCAAAAGCACACGCAAAGGCTAAATTCAATTGcatttcaagaaaaataatataaattgatTTTTAGTGATAGCGGACCTAACGTGTAGCGCTCTCCGCACGCGCGCACacgcacatatatatacacacacatacatacatatatacattatgaaaaaatattcattgcaacaTCTTGTCAAATTTGTAAACaaattaatgaaaatttttatatttcatgTATTTTATCGATTTCTGTACCATGTATTATCCCTCTGTATTTTACCCTTCTCCGACTGTTGGTAGTAACGGTCAAGTGGCGGATAATTAACCAAAGGGTTTGATTTTAACTTTCATTCTATCTTTCCTCCGTGGCTCCACTACGGATTGTTAACAGTACGTCCACCAACCACTATATAACACCCATTCAGTCCGTGTGTCTGCCACACTCTCACACCTTCTCCACTCCCTCGTTATACGTTACACCTCCAATTCTTCTTCCTTCTTACCCCTGTATCCCTTCATGGCCCGTAACGACACCAAGCTGACAATTGATGGCATCGAGGACTCCGTACCAAAAGGCGACGACCCGAACAATTCGCAGAGGGGACAGTGGCTTCGAGCTGCCATCCTTGGGGCAAACGACGGCCTGGTCTCCACCGCCTCGTTGATGATGGGAGTTGGAGCTGTGAAACCCGACGCGAAGGCCATGCTGCTCTCGGGCTTTGCAGGCCTTGTGGCCGGGGCATGCAGCATGGCTATCGGAGAATTCGTCTCGGTGTATTCCCAGCTGGACATCGAGGTGGCCCAGATGAAGAGGGAGCAACGGATCAAGGGTGGAGGAGAGGTCGAGCAGGATGGGCTGCCGAGCCCGGTGCAGGCGGCGGCGGCCTCGGCCCTGGCATTCTCGGCGGGGGCGATGGTGCCGCTGCTGGCGGCTGGGTTCATAAGCAGCTATAAGGTGAGGTTGGGGGTGGTGGCGGCGGCGGCAACTGTGGCATTGGTGGTGTTTGGGTCTGTCGGGGCGCTGCTTGGCCGGGCTCCGGTGGTGAGGTCTGCTGTTAGAGTGTTGGTAGGAGGCTGGATGGCCATGGCTGTCACCTTTGCAGTCATGAAGATCTTTGGATCCACTGCAATGTAAAGACCATTAGTGGACCTCTttctctctatctatctatctctatctctctctccccAATGAACACGAAGCAGTAGATGCGTTTCTGTAAGTGCGTGGAAAAGAACCAATAGGTATTTATGTTTTCTGCATGAGATGACAGAATGAAAGCTACTTCTtaatttgtaccaaaaaaaaaaaaaaaaagaaaaagcgtcCATTGGATATGCTAAACATGCAAGATATTTTTAAATATGCATGCAAGATTATTTTAACGGGAAGTTGGGGGAGGATATAAATAACGTAGGACCGGATATGATGATTGATGAGTATAGCCCTTCTGCTCGTATGGAATAACTAGAAGGCGGAGGCAGAGGTTTCACTGTTTGGATTCATTCAATCATGTGAACCTGGGCTTCACATCCTGTTACTGTATGGTGGAAGATAGGTGTGCACCGGAGATCCAAAGTGGAATACGGTTTTAATTCACTGTTAAACACGTCCCACTTCATGTCACCAACATCCAAAGGTTGTGCAACCCATGGCCttctttctaaaaataaaaaaagaaacaaaataataaaattatctccGAGCATTTTCTTTGATGGTAGCATCTGTTGCTACTTGGGCTAGAGTTTGAAAGTTCGATTTTGGTTGGGATCAGACCTCAAAGGAGTGGGGTGAGTATAAGGTGAAGATTGGTTCCTcctaattttcaaaaaataaaagaagagaagcACATCTGGCAGCCATGTTCTCTTATTGGGTGGGGTGGTTGTAAGGTGGATATTGGCCCCTCCCAGTTTCAGGAAAAATTAACAGACAaacaaacaaacagaaaagcacATCTAACAGTAATTTTCTCTTAGCCTCGGCTATATATACCAGGTTCAACAGGTTCAAAAATAATAGCATGTCTTAAGTCTAACTGGGTAAATGAGGTTGGCTAGAAATAGAGAGAACTCATTCTCTTGGAATTTGCCCCCCATATGGAGCCTAATTCGAAATACGGGGGTTGGGTTTGAGCCCCGAATTAGGGTTCAATTGATAAGGAAGTGTCTGTCAAACAGGATCAACCATATTGGACCAATTGCGGACACAACGTAAACAGGACGTAGGCATAACCGTGGATTTGAACAGCCAAGTACGTGTCCTCAAAGAGATTTCAGAATCTCCTCAAATGGAAATTagtcatattttcttagagaagaagtaATATTTCTCAAGAATTTGATTGTGATGTCGTAGAAACTACCTCATAATACTCAGATTTAAAAGCATCCTATTTCGTTTGACGAGAATTTCTCGCATACAGAACTCTGCAAAAGAAATAGCATGAGCGCCCCCATTGATATATAGGTTGATTAACAAACGGGCAATACATGCTATAATTTCCTATATGCAACATCTGCCCAACCAACAGCTACTATTACAGTAACAATCTCATGAACCCCATGACACAAGTAACTTCAATGCAACTTCATTATATTAGATAACAACCCAAAATAGCTAAAAATAACAGTATATCAAAGGTGCCAAGTCACAGTTATAAAATGTACCACCAAGCTACTGACTTTAAATGACATTTGTCAGCACAAGAACATACATAACTTCACGGAGGAAGTAGACGATGCAATGAGCAAACCTATCATGAACTATATGTTAAATATACATGTCAATTCtgctatatttatattttcataaGCTGCTTCAAAATAACAGTGCCAAAAACACCTCAAGTTGTATGCTAGGATTCAGCTTCCTTGGCAAAATCAAACACTCTACATATGTACATGAAGGAATTGGGACGGTTAGCATTATGAAGAATCTCTATCTGCAGACTTGTCTTTACAGTTGTCATCCGATGATTGAGATCCACCTTGTTTAACTAATAATTCTTTCATCTCCTTGTAACTCCTCAGCTCTGCTAATGCGTCTGCTGTAGTCCTTGGCTTAGGGAGCCCTGAAGCTGTAATTCCTGAACTTGAAACAGGGCTTTCAGATTTCTCCACTTCAGCTTCCATGTCTTCTTTATGCTGGATCCTGGGGATCCAAGATTCATCCCTGAAGACTTGAGAAGATCTGACCGAGTTGGAAAGATCTTGCCGCAGAGGTGGTGCAGTGTTGAGCATTCGCACAAGTGCACCAACGACAGCATCTGGAGACCTTGGGACTGGTACCAGGCCTCTGGTTTCCAAATTCAAGCTGACTTGATCCTTGCCTTCAGAAAGCTCCAACCTAGAAGAGGAAAATTGAGGAGTTTCAGATTGTGCATGTACAGATTGATTGTTTGTAAAATGGAATTTATAGGTTACCTTCGAGTGTATAATTTGTATGGTAATTTACATCAAAATCTGAAGTTTTTGCACCAAAACTTCGACAACAAAACCATTGTAGAGAAGAGAATCTTCTCATCAAAATAACCTCCCAAAAAGGCAACAGTACCTGGCCTTTTTGTGTGTGTGAGTTTTTGGGGTTTGGGGGGGAGGGTGGTTATGGGATTGGAAAATTTATACATGTGAAAAATAGTTGTTCAATGGTACCACTACAAACTTCATAATGAATTATCAATCTTGACATCCTTCTTCATGCTTTATATAATGATCAAATGAGTAATCATGTGGTTCTCATTGGATAAGTTGAACAAAGACTTATACAGGATATTTATATCTTctaacatataaaaaattatgctAGGAGGGTCAAACAGTTGAAGTTAGTCCCTCTGCAGACAAGACACTATGAGATGAGAAAAATTGCGCTGATATTgttttgtcttcaaaattttaaCTTGTACTTTGCGTCAGAAGAGCTATTTGGCACATGCTCCAAAGCAAGGCTTCCCCAATAGGCTCATTGTTGCTCAAAGGAATAagtgcaaataaaataaataaataaaaactgcAAGATAGGAAATATTTCAATTTTCATGGGACCTTATCAAATTGGTCAAACCAGTTTGGCAGACATTCAATTTCCACAACCAAAACCCTCAACTTATCCTATTGCACAGGCGCACATCTAAATCTTTCTGCACAACACAATCTTACTTAGGGCTGCTTCCTTTATCAGTAAGTTTTTGATAAATCCTTTCTCCCAGGCCTCTATCCTCATCTTTTTATTAAGACCTCCACTCCTCTCTCCTTACCTTAAATTTCAGACCTTCTCGTAAAACAATCCTCCTTTAACCTGTGTTGCACATGCCTTAACATTTCACCTGGTTCTCTTGTTACCAATCTTATATTTGTTCAATGAATTACCCTGAGAGATGCATCAACACTATCATTCCTCCCAGCATATTTCTATCTCAGCATTTTGATTTGCAACCATCCATATTTGCATCTATCATCTCTACTGCTTAATATTCTAATTCATAGAACAATCGTAATCCTAATGTTATTGGAAAAGATTTATTTTGCCTCCTAAAGGTGCTTATAGAATTTATGGAAAGAGATAATTATGTAAAAATATATATGTGGACAGAGGTCTGACTCCACATTCATGGTATACATGATACAAACTATTTCAACAATATCACTCCaaatatatgaaatataaaaataatgaatCTGGTAAAACTAAATCTCCAATGATGATGCTGTAATGTTTTGTAGTGTTCTACAATTGCCACGTGCAACCAAGATTGCAAGAAAGTTTTATAAGATATTGAAGGATGAGCTGTTTTATGGATTGAATGTTGGGTAGTAACTAAGGTACATGCATGTAAGGATGCTGCAAATCAGGTTGTTAAGGATGGATACTTGATAAAATCAAGAAGAATGAAACAAGAAACATGAGAAATATATACAGACTGAAAAGTCACTTCAATCAAGGATAGTGAAATTGCTAGAGACATGGATTGTGCCCCCAATGAAATCAAGATGCAGATTGATATTGAACTGTGTTTGAGCTTCCATTGTCAAATCAGATACTTAAATTGCCCGTTCGTATCATCTTTAGCCGTCCCCTTCTCTTTGTTAACACAGTCCTCAATCGTCATCAAGTTGTCCATGAAACGGACATGAAACTCCATTGTAAATGACATACAATTTAAGCAGGTTCACCACTAACCAATTGGTGCAACTCCTTTTTACCCTTGCATGAAGTCATTTCCCGCTCTATGCTTCATAGGATGCCAATCATATCAGAACTCTCAGATTCGTTGTGCTCACCTTGTGGTACA from Elaeis guineensis isolate ETL-2024a chromosome 9, EG11, whole genome shotgun sequence includes these protein-coding regions:
- the LOC105052016 gene encoding vacuolar iron transporter homolog 4; this translates as MARNDTKLTIDGIEDSVPKGDDPNNSQRGQWLRAAILGANDGLVSTASLMMGVGAVKPDAKAMLLSGFAGLVAGACSMAIGEFVSVYSQLDIEVAQMKREQRIKGGGEVEQDGLPSPVQAAAASALAFSAGAMVPLLAAGFISSYKVRLGVVAAAATVALVVFGSVGALLGRAPVVRSAVRVLVGGWMAMAVTFAVMKIFGSTAM